A region of Candidatus Hydrogenedentota bacterium DNA encodes the following proteins:
- a CDS encoding 2-oxo acid dehydrogenase subunit E2 translates to MQEIKLPQLGQSVEEASIVEWRKQEGEPVKAGEVLFSVQTDKAEIECESTAAGILRKILVEPGIEVPVMTVVALVGDVKEALPDLSKYGVAARGAAKPSETAAPKAGAARQESRASMETEMAPTAAPAGRTPVSPRARKRAEQLKVDPAFARGTGAGGRVMEADVEAYASQIAITPTARKMALEHGLDLARIEGTGPGGKVTKDDVERALVAPRVAAAPAGLAMVSGKVQRVPLSPMRRIIAERMAASKYSAPHYYMTVEVDMAASMAFRRSCSEFKASFNDLVLRAVALAIQQHPQVNARWAGDAIELAGDINLGFAVALPAGLIVPVVRQAQNKTLKDINRVCGELAEKARTGKLLPDDYSGNTFTVSNLGAFGVDHFTAIINQPDSAILAVGQIKERPVVIDGGIHVRPIMKMTLSSDHRVIDGAVAAQFMKTLKGILEDANF, encoded by the coding sequence ATGCAAGAGATTAAACTTCCACAATTAGGGCAGTCGGTTGAAGAGGCGTCCATCGTTGAGTGGCGTAAACAAGAGGGCGAGCCGGTCAAGGCCGGGGAGGTCCTCTTCTCGGTCCAGACCGACAAGGCTGAAATCGAGTGTGAATCCACGGCCGCGGGCATTTTGCGGAAGATCCTGGTCGAGCCAGGTATCGAGGTGCCCGTTATGACCGTTGTCGCCTTGGTCGGCGACGTGAAGGAGGCCCTGCCCGACCTGTCCAAGTATGGCGTGGCAGCCCGGGGGGCAGCGAAGCCTTCCGAGACGGCCGCCCCGAAAGCAGGCGCCGCGCGTCAAGAGTCCAGGGCGTCTATGGAGACGGAGATGGCGCCCACAGCGGCTCCTGCCGGCCGTACGCCCGTATCTCCCCGCGCGCGCAAGCGGGCCGAACAGCTTAAGGTTGACCCGGCCTTCGCGCGAGGGACAGGCGCGGGCGGGCGCGTGATGGAGGCGGACGTCGAGGCCTACGCATCACAAATAGCAATCACGCCTACGGCGCGGAAAATGGCATTAGAGCATGGCTTAGACCTTGCCCGGATCGAAGGCACAGGACCCGGCGGCAAGGTTACGAAGGACGACGTGGAGCGGGCTCTCGTCGCGCCTCGTGTTGCCGCGGCGCCGGCGGGTTTGGCCATGGTTTCGGGGAAGGTTCAGCGGGTGCCCCTCTCCCCCATGCGACGCATTATCGCGGAGCGGATGGCGGCGAGCAAGTACAGCGCCCCGCACTACTACATGACCGTCGAGGTTGATATGGCCGCATCAATGGCCTTCCGCCGCTCGTGCTCGGAATTCAAGGCGTCCTTCAACGATTTGGTGCTTCGCGCGGTAGCGCTCGCTATTCAGCAGCATCCTCAGGTTAATGCGCGCTGGGCGGGTGATGCCATCGAACTGGCAGGCGATATCAACCTCGGATTCGCGGTGGCGTTGCCGGCGGGCCTGATCGTGCCGGTGGTGCGCCAGGCACAGAACAAGACGCTCAAAGACATCAACCGGGTCTGTGGGGAACTCGCCGAGAAAGCCCGCACCGGGAAGTTGCTGCCCGATGATTACTCGGGGAATACGTTTACGGTGTCGAATCTCGGTGCGTTCGGCGTGGACCATTTCACGGCTATCATCAACCAGCCGGACAGCGCGATTCTGGCGGTCGGCCAAATCAAGGAACGGCCCGTGGTAATTGACGGCGGCATCCACGTGCGGCCAATCATGAAGATGACCCTGTCGAGCGATCACCGGGTAATAGACGGCGCGGTGGCTGCCCAGTTCATGAAGACCCTCAAAGGCATTCTGGAAGACGCGAACTTTTAA
- a CDS encoding mannitol-1-phosphate 5-dehydrogenase, whose product MKRALQLGAGNIGRGFLGQLYYESGYAATFVDVLDDVVQALNKRGEYPLRIVDEEPQTLCIRNVSALHAGDVDAVARAIGEADLAATAVGVNVLPKVAPTIARGIEKRFANPSARPLNFIVCENLIGAGPFLREKVREHLEPRFHAVLDEKVGFVEASIGRMVPIMTEKERAEDPLLICVEAYCELPVDKEAFKGPIPKLNNLLPKANFGAYVERKLFVHNLSHATAAYLGYLRGHEYIWQAMEDGRVLAGMKAATAESCESLARKWGMDKADLEAHAADLARRYRNKALGDQVRRIAADPIRKLGPKDRLIGAGLMCLEQGIVPEHIAFAAAAAIRYDHPADGAAGRLQSTRARGGVEAVLQEICGLNPGSELARLILEAGARLRQEGWIEQDK is encoded by the coding sequence TTGAAAAGAGCTCTGCAATTGGGGGCCGGCAATATTGGCCGGGGGTTTCTTGGGCAACTTTACTACGAATCGGGGTACGCGGCGACATTCGTGGACGTGCTCGACGACGTGGTGCAGGCGCTGAACAAGCGCGGGGAGTACCCGTTACGGATCGTCGACGAAGAGCCGCAGACGTTGTGCATCCGGAATGTCTCGGCGTTGCATGCGGGTGATGTCGATGCCGTGGCGCGGGCAATTGGGGAGGCGGATCTGGCGGCAACGGCTGTGGGGGTCAATGTGCTGCCCAAAGTGGCGCCAACGATTGCGCGCGGCATCGAGAAACGGTTCGCGAACCCCTCGGCGCGGCCCTTGAACTTCATCGTGTGCGAAAATCTCATTGGGGCGGGGCCGTTTCTGCGGGAAAAGGTAAGAGAGCACCTTGAGCCGAGGTTCCATGCGGTTCTGGATGAGAAAGTCGGTTTCGTTGAGGCCAGCATTGGCCGCATGGTGCCGATCATGACGGAGAAGGAGCGCGCGGAGGATCCGCTGCTGATCTGCGTGGAAGCCTACTGTGAACTCCCGGTGGACAAAGAAGCCTTCAAAGGCCCTATCCCGAAACTCAACAACCTCCTGCCCAAGGCCAACTTCGGGGCCTATGTTGAGCGCAAACTGTTCGTGCACAACTTGAGCCATGCGACCGCGGCGTACCTTGGCTACCTCCGCGGTCATGAATACATCTGGCAGGCTATGGAAGACGGGAGGGTGCTTGCTGGCATGAAGGCTGCGACAGCCGAGTCCTGTGAAAGCCTGGCGCGGAAATGGGGAATGGACAAAGCGGATCTGGAGGCGCATGCAGCGGATCTTGCCAGACGGTACCGCAACAAAGCCCTGGGCGACCAGGTTCGGCGGATTGCCGCGGATCCGATCCGGAAGCTGGGTCCGAAGGACCGGCTCATCGGGGCCGGCCTCATGTGTCTGGAGCAAGGTATTGTGCCTGAACACATTGCATTTGCAGCGGCCGCAGCAATCCGGTACGATCATCCTGCTGACGGTGCGGCAGGGCGTCTTCAATCCACTCGGGCACGCGGTGGCGTTGAGGCGGTGCTGCAGGAAATATGCGGTCTGAACCCCGGCTCGGAACTGGCCCGGCTGATTCTGGAAGCCGGGGCGCGTCTCCGGCAAGAGGGTTGGATTGAACAGGATAAGTGA
- a CDS encoding sulfatase-like hydrolase/transferase produces the protein MKRRQFLISSLGLLAGGAGLGNQFALAQSQGAKPPEPPAGTAATRKPNIVVILADDLGYAELGVQGCKDVPTPNIDSIAHGGVRFTNGYVSCPVCSPTRAGLMTGRYQQRFGHEFNPGREDQANPEFGLPLSEATLAENLKPLGYATGMFGKWHLGYRPETHPQKRGFDEFFGFLAGAHPYLSASQGGRNPILRGSEPVSEVDYTTDMFAREAAAFIDRHHGEPFFVYLPFNAVHGPLEAPEKYLSRFSAIEDRNRQVFAAMLSALDDGVGLVLAKLRELELEEQTLVFFVSDNGGPTLKTTSCNNPLRGYKGQVLEGGIRVPFLVQWKGRIPAGKVDDRPVISLDIHPTALAAAGGAAREAQFDGVNLFPYLGGEAKDMPHKSLFWRFGEQSAARVGDWKLLRLAEGSPQLYNLAGDMEEKTDLASENPERVKEMQSAYDEWNAKNIPPLWRQGGGRRGGRGRLP, from the coding sequence ATGAAGAGACGGCAATTCTTGATTTCGTCGTTGGGGCTGTTGGCCGGAGGCGCAGGCCTTGGCAACCAGTTCGCCCTTGCACAGAGCCAGGGGGCGAAGCCTCCGGAGCCGCCTGCCGGGACGGCGGCGACACGGAAACCCAATATTGTGGTCATCCTGGCCGACGACCTGGGTTACGCCGAGCTCGGCGTGCAAGGGTGCAAGGACGTTCCGACCCCGAACATCGACTCGATTGCACACGGCGGGGTCCGCTTCACCAACGGTTACGTTTCGTGTCCGGTGTGCAGTCCTACGCGTGCCGGGCTCATGACAGGCCGGTATCAGCAGCGGTTTGGCCATGAGTTCAATCCGGGCAGAGAGGACCAGGCGAATCCTGAGTTCGGGCTCCCGTTGTCAGAGGCCACACTCGCAGAAAACCTGAAGCCGCTGGGTTACGCGACCGGCATGTTCGGCAAATGGCATCTCGGCTACCGGCCTGAGACGCACCCTCAGAAGCGGGGGTTTGATGAGTTCTTTGGATTCCTGGCGGGCGCGCATCCTTACCTGAGCGCCTCGCAAGGCGGCAGGAATCCCATCCTGCGCGGCAGCGAACCGGTATCCGAAGTGGACTACACGACGGACATGTTTGCGCGAGAGGCCGCCGCATTTATCGACCGCCACCACGGCGAACCGTTTTTTGTTTATCTCCCGTTTAACGCGGTTCATGGCCCGCTTGAAGCGCCCGAGAAATACCTGTCGCGGTTCAGCGCTATCGAAGATAGGAACCGGCAAGTGTTTGCGGCGATGTTGTCGGCCCTGGACGACGGTGTCGGACTGGTGCTCGCAAAGCTGCGGGAACTGGAGCTCGAAGAGCAGACGTTGGTCTTCTTCGTAAGTGATAACGGCGGGCCCACACTCAAAACGACTTCCTGCAACAATCCATTGCGCGGATACAAGGGACAGGTTCTGGAAGGCGGCATTCGGGTGCCGTTTCTTGTGCAATGGAAGGGTCGCATCCCCGCAGGCAAGGTGGACGATAGGCCGGTGATCTCGCTGGACATCCACCCCACCGCCCTTGCCGCGGCCGGTGGCGCCGCTCGGGAGGCTCAGTTTGACGGTGTCAACCTTTTTCCCTACCTGGGCGGGGAAGCGAAGGACATGCCTCACAAGAGCCTGTTCTGGCGCTTCGGGGAACAGTCGGCGGCGCGCGTTGGCGACTGGAAACTGCTGAGACTCGCGGAGGGTTCGCCGCAACTGTACAATCTTGCCGGCGACATGGAGGAAAAGACAGACCTGGCATCCGAAAACCCGGAGCGCGTCAAAGAGATGCAGTCCGCGTACGACGAGTGGAACGCTAAGAACATTCCTCCGCTCTGGAGGCAGGGAGGCGGGCGCAGGGGCGGACGGGGCCGTTTACCGTAG
- a CDS encoding ABC transporter substrate-binding protein produces the protein MRATYIRWVLVIAACAVVVALLWPSEAGSPDEKAALEEGRVIITYWDRHTGHEFDERKALIDEFNAVQDEVYVRALPVGFTMEKLLTSIAGRTPPDILSTEGSILTALAPQHCVMPLDGFIKESESINPDDFFPHMWRAVTFNGHTWGIPITTDSICLLWNKRAFRKAGLDPERPPRTMAELIEYASKLTVRDAAGLKQIGFLPWLPWDHTHMWGSLFGGKWFDDASGRFVCGEDTNIIAMFKWMQSFSIDPNAEKQLPYALNPEMVAAFRTGFGAYMSANNPFYSGKVAMTQEGEWQASFIPRYAPELDWGVAPLPQPEGAPPRSYSPTCVLDMIPAGAPHPEAAWKYIEWFNSPRPGGRPSPASDYNRAISNIPCRRSEATHERFMGDPVFSVFVKEVLTKETPVIPVTPVAQYFVDEVERERELVVLREKTPEQAARDTENNCNAELDRILAIMKRDQS, from the coding sequence ATGAGAGCCACGTATATACGCTGGGTACTGGTGATAGCAGCATGCGCTGTCGTGGTGGCCCTGTTGTGGCCGTCCGAGGCGGGGTCGCCGGACGAAAAGGCTGCGCTTGAGGAAGGGCGTGTCATCATCACCTACTGGGACCGCCACACCGGGCATGAATTTGACGAACGTAAGGCGTTGATTGATGAGTTTAATGCCGTTCAGGATGAAGTCTACGTGCGGGCGCTCCCCGTGGGCTTCACAATGGAGAAACTGCTGACTTCTATCGCGGGGAGAACCCCTCCGGACATTCTGAGCACGGAAGGGTCGATCCTGACGGCTTTGGCGCCCCAACATTGCGTGATGCCCCTGGACGGCTTCATCAAAGAGTCCGAATCGATCAATCCGGATGACTTCTTTCCCCATATGTGGCGCGCGGTAACGTTTAACGGGCATACGTGGGGGATTCCTATCACCACGGACAGCATCTGCCTGTTGTGGAACAAGAGGGCGTTCCGGAAGGCGGGCCTTGACCCCGAACGGCCTCCGCGCACAATGGCGGAGCTAATCGAGTATGCGAGCAAACTGACGGTTCGCGATGCGGCGGGTTTGAAGCAGATCGGCTTTCTGCCCTGGCTGCCGTGGGATCACACGCACATGTGGGGCAGCCTGTTTGGGGGAAAATGGTTTGATGACGCCTCGGGGCGTTTTGTCTGCGGCGAGGACACGAACATCATCGCGATGTTCAAGTGGATGCAGAGTTTCTCGATCGACCCGAATGCAGAGAAGCAGCTTCCCTATGCGCTGAACCCGGAGATGGTAGCGGCGTTCAGGACGGGGTTCGGCGCGTATATGAGCGCGAACAACCCGTTTTATTCGGGGAAGGTTGCCATGACACAGGAGGGTGAATGGCAGGCTTCGTTTATCCCGCGGTACGCCCCGGAACTGGACTGGGGGGTTGCTCCTCTGCCGCAGCCTGAAGGCGCGCCGCCGCGCAGCTATTCGCCTACGTGCGTGCTCGACATGATTCCCGCGGGAGCGCCGCATCCCGAGGCGGCCTGGAAATACATCGAGTGGTTCAACAGTCCGCGTCCCGGCGGCCGCCCGTCGCCCGCAAGCGACTACAACCGCGCGATCAGCAATATCCCGTGCCGCCGTTCTGAAGCCACGCACGAGCGGTTCATGGGCGATCCTGTGTTTTCGGTATTCGTCAAAGAAGTGCTGACGAAGGAGACGCCCGTGATTCCGGTGACGCCGGTGGCACAGTATTTCGTCGATGAAGTGGAACGCGAGCGCGAACTGGTGGTGTTGCGCGAGAAGACGCCCGAACAGGCGGCTCGCGATACCGAGAACAACTGCAATGCGGAGCTGGACCGGATTCTTGCCATTATGAAACGGGACCAATCATGA
- a CDS encoding tetratricopeptide repeat protein: MSQENQHPLAKADALYRRGRYDEALTEIARVQAGQPPNADVLFLQALCLHGAGRINEALDRCKQLGREFHDHRVQTLQARIDVQLPPEAYMAPRRKRLNWKRPLKWAAVLGMVVAIVALVPYALDRFAEGAGRLWTVPLRPGLLPPMSDSPPSKLSDNQFTAAGQTWLEQWASNPLPDWQHAAKVTAPRVCLAKLALGRDVPEVNVYLQSQVPSRNSGSSWRLGPLQHAGDYDFAEVTLTTLLYVFGGDPDRLYPETVDHIVNVLLIEEGGKARVKVPGSYGMVIETENHHLMTEGSRYLKNQWLFSHGNTDSKYNNQANGLETWLKGYLQQMIDEGVYEFNSQPYIGYTIQALLNLEAFPDSSEITSRARYVLDIINYQYALGSLELRRLAPFRRQTRHAEDTALNHDYNTEVMSVWTSRPAGGSPDASMHANDGTQGIIAELCPYRPPDDVLTWTIDKRADYFVQFGRGPYASPELYSGGPGYLLSAGGVHRGKRSMIAARPISLILNDGATDLMQCFHIRGKGNWEDWNNTGVHRHFACGTAPVAVPEQYAPAAQAQGWAVFRPEAAPELSIAVFSADDFGLIALFPGETLLPQSLLEELQTVNPDAQTLKHTFHWLDGRSLSYVPNAPKGTWVIESVDGVSVDRDYDSWPHVDGDPPLISFHRRL; encoded by the coding sequence ATGTCTCAGGAAAACCAGCACCCACTTGCCAAGGCCGATGCGCTGTACCGCCGCGGCCGCTACGATGAGGCGCTGACCGAGATCGCGCGCGTGCAGGCGGGCCAGCCCCCAAACGCCGACGTGCTGTTTCTCCAGGCGCTGTGTCTTCACGGGGCGGGACGCATCAACGAGGCACTGGACCGCTGTAAACAGCTTGGCAGGGAATTTCACGATCACCGCGTGCAAACCCTGCAGGCACGCATAGACGTCCAACTCCCGCCCGAAGCGTACATGGCCCCCAGACGAAAGCGCCTGAACTGGAAGCGGCCACTCAAGTGGGCTGCTGTCCTGGGTATGGTTGTTGCCATTGTCGCGCTGGTCCCGTACGCCCTTGACCGGTTTGCCGAGGGCGCGGGACGCCTCTGGACCGTGCCCCTTAGACCAGGGCTGCTCCCGCCCATGAGCGACAGCCCGCCCTCCAAGCTCTCTGACAACCAGTTCACGGCGGCCGGGCAGACATGGCTCGAGCAGTGGGCCAGCAACCCCCTGCCGGACTGGCAACATGCCGCAAAAGTGACCGCCCCGCGAGTGTGCCTGGCCAAGCTGGCTCTTGGGCGCGACGTGCCCGAAGTGAATGTCTATCTTCAATCCCAGGTCCCCAGTAGAAACAGCGGTTCCAGCTGGAGACTGGGTCCCCTCCAACACGCAGGCGATTACGATTTCGCCGAGGTCACGCTCACGACGCTGCTCTACGTGTTTGGCGGGGACCCCGATCGCCTGTATCCCGAAACCGTCGACCACATTGTCAACGTGCTGCTCATCGAAGAGGGCGGCAAAGCTCGAGTCAAGGTACCGGGTTCATATGGAATGGTGATCGAAACCGAAAACCACCACCTTATGACCGAGGGAAGCCGTTACCTCAAGAACCAGTGGCTTTTCTCCCACGGCAATACCGACTCCAAGTACAACAACCAGGCCAACGGCCTCGAAACATGGCTGAAAGGCTACCTGCAGCAAATGATCGACGAGGGCGTGTATGAGTTCAATTCTCAGCCATACATTGGCTACACGATCCAGGCGCTGCTCAATCTCGAGGCATTCCCGGATTCCAGCGAAATCACCTCCCGTGCGCGTTACGTGCTCGACATCATCAACTACCAGTACGCCTTGGGCAGCCTCGAGCTCCGGCGTTTGGCCCCGTTTCGCAGGCAGACCCGTCACGCCGAAGACACGGCATTGAACCACGACTACAACACCGAGGTCATGTCCGTGTGGACATCGCGCCCAGCCGGCGGCTCGCCCGACGCCTCCATGCACGCGAACGATGGCACCCAGGGAATTATCGCTGAACTCTGCCCATACCGCCCTCCTGACGACGTTCTCACCTGGACCATCGACAAGCGCGCCGACTACTTTGTTCAATTTGGGCGCGGACCCTATGCCAGCCCCGAACTTTACAGCGGCGGCCCCGGCTATCTCTTGTCCGCCGGCGGCGTGCATCGCGGCAAACGTTCCATGATCGCGGCACGGCCCATCAGCCTCATCCTGAACGACGGGGCAACCGACCTGATGCAATGCTTTCACATTCGCGGCAAGGGGAACTGGGAAGACTGGAACAACACGGGGGTGCACAGGCATTTCGCCTGCGGAACAGCGCCGGTCGCGGTCCCCGAACAGTATGCTCCGGCCGCTCAGGCACAAGGATGGGCGGTGTTCCGGCCCGAAGCGGCGCCCGAGCTTTCGATTGCAGTATTCAGCGCGGACGATTTCGGATTGATCGCGCTGTTCCCCGGAGAGACCCTGCTTCCGCAGTCCCTGCTCGAAGAGTTGCAGACCGTCAACCCCGACGCCCAAACCTTGAAACACACGTTCCACTGGCTCGACGGTCGCTCCCTTAGTTACGTCCCGAATGCCCCGAAGGGCACCTGGGTCATCGAAAGTGTAGATGGCGTTTCCGTGGACCGCGATTATGATTCTTGGCCTCACGTGGACGGAGACCCACCCCTGATCTCTTTCCACCGGCGGCTTTGA
- a CDS encoding potassium channel family protein: MGKAFVAILFGVALFMGASVYVFHRSPNLSWPDAVYFTVTTMTTVGYGDISCSEAPLFVKVFGMGTMIGGSKTGCGQGIL, from the coding sequence ATGGGGAAGGCGTTTGTTGCCATTCTCTTCGGTGTGGCGCTTTTCATGGGCGCATCCGTTTATGTTTTTCACCGGTCTCCCAACCTGAGCTGGCCGGACGCCGTGTATTTCACTGTAACCACCATGACCACTGTGGGTTATGGGGACATCAGCTGTTCGGAGGCGCCCCTGTTCGTCAAAGTATTCGGCATGGGGACGATGATTGGCGGATCGAAAACGGGTTGCGGACAAGGTATACTCTAG
- a CDS encoding inositol monophosphatase, with product MSELELIEEAFDALIPYVRERHEDREYLDISSKSHANDLVTEVDIEVQRQLVSLIQEAFPDDVVVGEEGRYARYPGDPCARAWLIDPIDGTQNFVRSLLPEFGISIAFSRGGLPVAGGVAFPVTGDVFLAERGSGARRNGSPIHVSNVHSLSVARVEIDFGGPPARRPTLDRAREILLNAGQFRCHCAAVLGLCSVATGDGDGYVHVSLRPWDYAAGLLLAEEAGGTSSDLSGHPLQLFGQNDGVLVSNGHIHEELLAYVTHVQ from the coding sequence ATGAGCGAGCTCGAATTGATCGAGGAGGCTTTTGATGCACTTATTCCGTATGTGCGCGAACGCCATGAAGACAGGGAGTATCTGGACATTTCATCAAAGAGTCACGCAAACGATTTGGTGACGGAGGTGGATATCGAGGTGCAGCGCCAGCTCGTGTCCCTGATTCAGGAAGCTTTTCCTGACGATGTTGTGGTGGGGGAAGAGGGGAGGTATGCGCGGTACCCGGGCGATCCCTGTGCCCGGGCATGGCTCATCGATCCAATCGACGGCACCCAGAACTTCGTGCGTTCGCTCTTGCCAGAGTTCGGGATATCGATAGCATTCTCGCGCGGCGGCTTGCCGGTGGCGGGAGGAGTCGCCTTCCCGGTTACAGGCGATGTGTTCCTGGCGGAGCGGGGATCGGGGGCGCGGCGCAATGGCAGCCCCATTCATGTCTCCAACGTGCATTCTTTGTCTGTTGCGCGTGTCGAGATCGATTTTGGAGGACCGCCTGCGCGCCGGCCGACGCTGGACCGCGCACGGGAGATCCTGCTCAATGCCGGGCAGTTTCGGTGCCATTGCGCGGCTGTTCTTGGGCTATGCTCGGTCGCGACCGGCGACGGGGATGGATACGTGCACGTGTCGTTGCGTCCGTGGGATTACGCAGCGGGTCTTCTGCTGGCGGAGGAAGCGGGCGGCACATCGTCCGATCTGAGCGGCCATCCTTTACAGTTGTTTGGCCAGAATGACGGAGTTCTCGTTTCCAATGGCCATATTCACGAGGAATTGCTCGCGTATGTGACGCACGTGCAGTAA
- a CDS encoding carbohydrate ABC transporter permease, with translation MASKAVNKILVYAVLLVLSAVFISPFLWMLSTSLKHESRIFPKPGEPPQWIPTTARVDAEGRPLVVYQGKTGVDMGRDKLGRHILQLGDEQVTAWAEDFEVQQRAGLHWQNYADAFHRMAFWRNLRNTLFVCVTVVLGTLVSCSLVAYSFARIPWRGREIVFVLVLATMMLPYQVTLIPLFAMYRQLGWVGTFKPLVIPAFFGTPFYIFLLRQFFLGVPQDLSASARIDGCSEFGIYLFIILPLSKPALATTALFTFLFQWADFLNPLVYLQDDRQYTLAIALQQFQSQHENAWGPLMAMSSVITIPIIILFFLTQRTFIQGITLTGLKG, from the coding sequence ATGGCGAGTAAGGCGGTCAACAAGATCTTGGTTTACGCCGTGTTGCTGGTATTGTCCGCGGTGTTCATCTCCCCATTTCTGTGGATGCTCTCGACGTCGTTGAAACACGAGTCGCGCATTTTCCCAAAGCCCGGCGAACCGCCCCAGTGGATTCCGACGACCGCCCGCGTCGATGCGGAGGGCCGCCCGCTTGTGGTGTACCAAGGCAAGACGGGTGTCGACATGGGCCGTGACAAGCTGGGGCGTCACATACTCCAATTGGGGGATGAGCAGGTGACCGCGTGGGCTGAGGATTTCGAGGTTCAACAGCGTGCGGGCCTGCATTGGCAGAACTACGCGGACGCGTTTCACAGGATGGCGTTCTGGCGGAACTTGCGCAACACGCTTTTCGTTTGCGTGACGGTGGTGCTGGGCACGCTGGTCTCGTGTTCGCTGGTGGCATACAGTTTCGCGCGTATTCCGTGGCGTGGGCGCGAGATCGTGTTTGTGCTCGTCCTGGCCACGATGATGTTGCCCTACCAGGTCACGCTGATTCCGTTGTTTGCGATGTACCGCCAGCTCGGATGGGTGGGTACGTTCAAGCCGCTCGTCATCCCCGCATTCTTCGGCACGCCGTTCTATATTTTCTTGCTCCGCCAGTTTTTCCTGGGCGTTCCTCAGGATTTGAGCGCATCGGCCCGTATTGACGGATGCAGCGAGTTCGGGATCTACCTTTTCATCATCCTGCCGCTGTCAAAACCCGCGCTTGCCACTACGGCGCTGTTCACGTTTCTGTTTCAGTGGGCGGACTTTCTGAATCCTCTGGTGTATCTTCAGGATGACCGCCAGTACACGCTTGCCATCGCGCTGCAGCAGTTTCAGAGCCAACATGAGAACGCATGGGGGCCGCTGATGGCCATGTCGAGCGTGATCACCATTCCCATCATTATTCTTTTCTTTTTGACGCAGCGCACGTTCATCCAGGGGATTACCCTGACGGGTCTCAAGGGCTGA
- a CDS encoding sugar ABC transporter permease produces MTRMERRNLRNGILFALPYLIGGSIFMVYPLVMSVYYSLCHYNIITPPTLAGLANYRALFFRDEVFWKSVYNTLYFTAFSVPLSLILAVGLAVLLNQAVKGQSVFRTVFFLPTIVPIVASAVLWLWVLNPESGLINGMLREFFNVEGPGWIADIRWSKPSLILMSLWSVGGPMVIFLAGLADVPAVLYEAADIDGAGPWQKFRNVTLPMLTPTILFNLVMGLIGAFQYFTQVYVMTAGKGTPADSTMFYALYLYRNSFVYLKMGYASAMALLLFLVILAATVGVLISSKRWVHYHGE; encoded by the coding sequence ATGACGCGGATGGAGCGAAGGAACCTGCGCAACGGAATTCTCTTTGCTCTTCCGTACCTCATCGGCGGCTCGATATTCATGGTTTACCCGCTGGTGATGAGCGTGTATTACAGCCTGTGCCATTACAACATCATCACCCCGCCAACGCTTGCGGGGCTGGCCAATTACCGGGCCCTGTTTTTCCGCGACGAAGTTTTCTGGAAATCCGTGTACAACACACTGTATTTCACGGCGTTCTCGGTGCCGCTCAGTCTTATTCTCGCCGTGGGCCTTGCCGTGTTGCTGAACCAGGCCGTAAAAGGGCAGTCGGTCTTTCGCACGGTCTTTTTTTTGCCGACCATCGTGCCGATTGTGGCGTCGGCGGTGTTGTGGCTGTGGGTTCTCAACCCCGAAAGCGGGCTTATCAACGGCATGCTGCGGGAGTTTTTCAATGTTGAGGGTCCGGGATGGATTGCGGATATCCGGTGGTCGAAGCCTTCGCTGATACTCATGAGCCTATGGTCGGTGGGCGGCCCGATGGTGATTTTCCTGGCGGGATTGGCCGACGTGCCGGCGGTGTTGTATGAAGCGGCCGACATCGACGGCGCGGGACCCTGGCAGAAGTTCCGCAACGTGACGCTTCCCATGTTGACGCCGACGATTCTTTTCAATCTGGTGATGGGGCTGATCGGAGCGTTTCAGTACTTCACGCAGGTGTATGTAATGACCGCGGGAAAAGGCACCCCCGCCGACAGCACGATGTTCTACGCCTTGTACCTCTACCGGAATTCGTTTGTCTATCTGAAAATGGGCTACGCATCGGCCATGGCTTTGCTGCTTTTTCTGGTTATCCTGGCGGCCACGGTCGGGGTGCTGATCTCGTCCAAGCGCTGGGTGCATTACCATGGCGAGTAA